In Streptomyces puniciscabiei, a single genomic region encodes these proteins:
- a CDS encoding glycosyltransferase family 2 protein, which yields MRLRITAEICCRLDAPTDLTGSSAVVMASTLVDGGMQHSRHNSKLAKRTAAWKPGLLPFLIPLVLLTLFSLWSYTPSDSPLAWLVTICWALPVPGVLVSVQGFFLIRRRLRKAHLMTPPAPVEQDFLIVLVPTIGRHDTYPALERSVLSYVEHLPEWFPYMRVDVLTEEGCEAAARIDALAANSPLIRVVTVPKAYQTKNGTRFKARANNYAHELRIAEGEALENVWVLHMDDDTGVGPDTSSALAQFINRQRRATPEEVKHMAQGILTYPRENAVSLVTWFADAIRPADDIARFRAFTGLGTPAAGVHGELLVIRASIEAEIGWDFGPKEIVEDARLALTFCRLYPGRSDWFNGRCYGASPANTKDFVKQRERWAWGLVALCFNRKVPLRYRWFLTICVTSWILGPLQHVGTILFVAWFIGDMNTSPVTQSVVILWSLSFAYVIWAYWEGLRLNAIASVNGRRKWWEPLAVLVLLPYFSLIEGLGGIRGLWKFIRREENKFVVIAKPA from the coding sequence GTGCGCCTTCGCATCACGGCCGAGATCTGCTGCCGCCTCGACGCGCCCACCGATCTCACGGGGAGTTCCGCAGTCGTCATGGCATCGACACTGGTCGACGGGGGGATGCAGCATTCGCGGCACAACTCCAAGCTGGCGAAACGTACCGCCGCGTGGAAGCCCGGCCTCCTGCCCTTCCTGATCCCGCTGGTCCTCCTGACCCTCTTCAGCCTGTGGTCGTACACGCCCAGCGACTCGCCGCTGGCCTGGCTGGTCACCATCTGCTGGGCCCTTCCGGTCCCGGGTGTGCTGGTGTCGGTCCAGGGCTTCTTCCTCATCCGGCGCCGGCTGCGCAAGGCGCATCTGATGACCCCGCCCGCCCCGGTCGAGCAGGACTTCCTGATCGTGCTGGTGCCGACCATCGGGCGCCACGACACCTACCCGGCCCTGGAGCGCTCCGTCCTGTCGTACGTGGAGCACCTGCCGGAGTGGTTCCCGTACATGCGCGTGGACGTGCTCACCGAGGAGGGCTGCGAGGCCGCCGCGCGGATCGACGCCCTGGCGGCGAACAGCCCGCTGATCCGCGTGGTCACGGTCCCGAAGGCCTACCAGACCAAGAACGGCACCCGCTTCAAGGCCCGCGCCAACAACTACGCCCACGAGCTGCGCATCGCGGAGGGCGAGGCCCTGGAGAACGTCTGGGTGCTGCACATGGACGACGACACCGGTGTCGGCCCCGACACCTCGTCGGCCCTCGCCCAGTTCATCAACCGCCAGCGCCGCGCGACCCCGGAAGAGGTCAAGCACATGGCGCAGGGCATCCTGACCTACCCGCGCGAGAACGCGGTGAGCCTGGTCACCTGGTTCGCCGACGCCATCCGCCCCGCCGACGACATCGCCCGGTTCCGCGCCTTCACCGGCCTCGGCACCCCGGCCGCCGGCGTGCACGGCGAGCTGCTCGTCATCCGCGCCTCCATCGAGGCCGAGATCGGCTGGGACTTCGGGCCCAAGGAGATCGTCGAGGACGCCCGGCTGGCGCTGACCTTCTGCCGGCTCTACCCGGGCCGCAGCGACTGGTTCAACGGCCGCTGCTACGGCGCCTCGCCGGCCAACACCAAGGACTTCGTCAAGCAGCGCGAGCGCTGGGCCTGGGGCCTGGTCGCCCTCTGCTTCAACCGCAAGGTGCCGCTGCGCTACCGCTGGTTCCTCACCATCTGCGTGACGAGCTGGATCCTCGGCCCGCTGCAGCACGTCGGCACGATCCTGTTCGTGGCCTGGTTCATCGGCGACATGAACACCTCACCCGTGACCCAGTCCGTGGTCATCCTGTGGTCGCTCAGCTTCGCCTATGTGATCTGGGCGTACTGGGAAGGGCTGCGGCTCAACGCGATCGCCTCGGTGAACGGCAGACGCAAGTGGTGGGAGCCCCTGGCCGTCCTCGTCCTGCTGCCCTACTTCTCCCTCATCGAGGGGCTCGGCGGCATCAGGGGCCTGTGGAAGTTCATCCGCCGCGAGGAGAACAAGTTCGTCGTCATCGCCAAGCCCGCCTGA
- a CDS encoding glycoside hydrolase family 113: MKRARLPMLAVLPVTVISFVVAVPFVLGDHPLQWSSGSPVPHLVLDGKEQTRPAGPTDGDGRTSGAPSTTPELAKVDKEWKKGMPQWGAQIYWEDNPRHSLAYVEKQARLHANYLVGLHANSVSVSFPFFNGNRSSTRITRGASTPTPDRLARILEIFHEAGLRTTIRPLMDEHSLKAEHGWRGSIKPADRSAWFASYEKFVTPYLKAAQSEKAATFVIGTELNSLEGDPRWETVVNDAEKLFSGEVAYDANWDNYVRGPVVMPVSHLGVDAYFPVKVGDGASVDTLAAGWNRWLDRKATGPLPKITVTEAGIGAMKGAYHAPGDFSTKRAVDPQVQANWYTAVCKVVQERKMSGVYWWSIYFDDDPNTKPDDKVASRLDFAGRPLTEKAIMACFTSDYAGPGPQTTS, encoded by the coding sequence ATGAAGCGCGCACGCCTGCCCATGCTCGCCGTGCTCCCCGTCACCGTCATCTCCTTCGTGGTCGCGGTCCCCTTCGTGCTCGGCGACCACCCGCTGCAGTGGTCGTCCGGCTCACCCGTGCCCCACCTGGTGCTCGACGGCAAGGAACAGACCCGGCCGGCCGGCCCCACGGACGGCGACGGCAGGACCTCCGGGGCGCCCTCGACGACCCCCGAGCTCGCCAAGGTGGACAAGGAGTGGAAGAAGGGCATGCCCCAGTGGGGCGCCCAGATCTACTGGGAGGACAACCCCCGGCACTCCCTCGCCTACGTCGAGAAGCAGGCCCGGCTGCACGCGAACTACCTGGTCGGCCTGCACGCCAACTCCGTCAGCGTGTCCTTCCCCTTCTTCAACGGGAACCGTTCCTCGACACGGATCACCCGCGGCGCCAGTACGCCGACGCCGGACCGGCTCGCCCGCATCCTGGAGATCTTCCACGAGGCCGGACTGCGCACCACCATCCGGCCGCTCATGGACGAGCACTCCCTGAAGGCCGAGCACGGCTGGCGCGGCAGCATCAAGCCGGCCGACCGCAGCGCCTGGTTCGCGTCGTACGAGAAGTTCGTCACCCCGTATCTGAAGGCGGCTCAGAGCGAGAAGGCGGCCACCTTCGTCATCGGCACCGAGCTGAACTCCCTGGAGGGCGACCCCCGCTGGGAGACCGTCGTGAACGACGCCGAGAAACTGTTCAGCGGCGAGGTCGCCTACGACGCGAACTGGGACAACTACGTCCGGGGCCCGGTGGTCATGCCGGTCAGCCACCTCGGCGTCGACGCCTACTTCCCGGTCAAGGTCGGCGACGGCGCCTCGGTGGACACCCTGGCCGCCGGCTGGAACCGGTGGCTGGACAGGAAGGCCACCGGCCCCCTGCCCAAGATCACCGTCACCGAGGCCGGCATCGGCGCCATGAAAGGCGCCTACCACGCCCCCGGCGACTTCTCCACCAAGCGGGCCGTCGACCCCCAGGTGCAGGCCAACTGGTACACGGCCGTCTGCAAGGTCGTCCAGGAACGGAAGATGAGCGGCGTCTACTGGTGGTCGATCTACTTCGACGACGACCCGAACACCAAGCCCGACGACAAGGTCGCCTCCCGGCTCGACTTCGCCGGCCGTCCCCTCACCGAGAAGGCGATCATGGCCTGCTTCACCTCCGACTACGCGGGACCCGGGCCCCAGACCACCAGCTGA
- a CDS encoding nucleotidyltransferase family protein has product MQEAIILVGGKGTRLRPLTNHTPKPLLKVAGSSFIRHQVAKLMDAGVEHLVFATSYLAGLFEDEFRGFSQDLEISYAVEEVPLGTGGAIRNAGRLLRGGPEARVLILNGDILSGVDLRGILARHEAAEADVTLHLTRVADPRAFGLVPTDDSGRVLAFLEKPRTQEEIVTDQINAGCYVFRRSVLDAIPGEREVSVEQETFPQLVAGGGRVLGHVTDDYWRDLGTPLAFVHGSADLVTGRATSPLVGPPAEALIHPTATVDATARVTGGSTIGPHAVIGPHVVVDRSIVGANVTVAEGARIRESVVDHDSSIGSESFLHEVVVGCHSHVGAQNELPAQLRLSCGIRIPAQGVRVSGTAAACPTAH; this is encoded by the coding sequence ATGCAGGAAGCCATCATTCTCGTGGGCGGCAAGGGAACCCGCCTGCGCCCCCTGACCAACCACACCCCCAAGCCGCTCCTGAAGGTCGCCGGCTCCTCCTTCATCCGGCACCAGGTGGCCAAGCTGATGGACGCGGGCGTCGAGCACCTGGTGTTCGCCACGTCCTATCTGGCCGGTCTCTTCGAGGACGAGTTCCGGGGCTTCTCCCAGGACCTGGAGATCTCCTACGCCGTCGAGGAGGTCCCGCTCGGCACGGGCGGGGCGATCCGCAACGCCGGACGGCTGCTGCGCGGCGGGCCCGAGGCGCGGGTCCTGATCCTCAACGGCGACATCCTCTCCGGCGTGGACCTGCGCGGCATCCTGGCCCGCCACGAGGCCGCGGAGGCGGACGTGACGCTGCACCTCACCCGCGTCGCCGACCCCCGCGCCTTCGGCCTCGTCCCCACCGACGACAGCGGCCGGGTGCTGGCCTTCCTGGAGAAGCCCAGGACCCAGGAGGAGATCGTCACCGACCAGATCAACGCCGGCTGCTACGTCTTCCGCCGCTCGGTCCTGGACGCCATCCCGGGCGAACGGGAGGTCTCCGTCGAGCAGGAGACGTTCCCACAGCTCGTCGCCGGGGGCGGGCGCGTCCTCGGCCATGTCACCGACGACTACTGGCGTGACCTCGGCACCCCGCTCGCGTTCGTGCACGGGTCCGCCGACCTGGTCACCGGCCGGGCGACCTCGCCGCTGGTGGGGCCGCCGGCCGAGGCCCTGATCCATCCCACGGCCACCGTCGACGCGACCGCCCGCGTCACCGGCGGCTCGACGATCGGGCCGCACGCCGTGATCGGCCCGCACGTGGTCGTCGACCGCTCCATCGTCGGCGCGAACGTCACCGTGGCCGAGGGCGCCCGGATCCGCGAGTCCGTGGTCGACCACGACTCCTCGATCGGCAGCGAATCGTTCCTGCACGAGGTCGTGGTCGGCTGCCACTCGCATGTCGGCGCGCAGAACGAGCTGCCCGCCCAGCTGCGGCTGTCGTGCGGCATCCGCATTCCCGCCCAAGGGGTGCGCGTCAGCGGTACGGCTGCCGCCTGCCCGACGGCCCACTGA